A section of the Citrobacter farmeri genome encodes:
- a CDS encoding efflux RND transporter periplasmic adaptor subunit encodes MTLKSRWLPIGCGLALVVAVAGTWVSMASTPTQENLPLETIGTGDIEKVVLVTGVLKPAVQVNVGAQVNGQLRKLYVRQGEKVQKGQLLAEIDPTLQESDLNNTRAQLASAKAQKLSAQATLLRYRQELNRQSMMLRDGSGVRSEYEQARAQYDAQVQQIDVSDAQIVQAEMAVKTAQANLSYTRIVAPIDGEVLGIVTREGQTIVSSQTAPTILVLADLDTMQVQTRISEADVQKIRPGQPLRFYVIANPDKRYTSTMGFVQPAPQEALEAPGDGRMGGNQQAMAVYYTGTFEVPNAGRELKTSMTAQVFIQIAEAKNVLRVPVAALGQALDTERYTITTVEDGQTRTRTIRIGINDRQYAEVLEGLQAGDRVVLAQDTVRG; translated from the coding sequence ATGACGCTGAAATCACGTTGGTTGCCGATCGGCTGTGGTCTGGCGCTGGTTGTCGCGGTCGCCGGTACGTGGGTATCGATGGCCTCGACCCCGACGCAGGAGAATTTACCGCTGGAGACCATTGGCACTGGCGATATCGAAAAGGTGGTGCTGGTAACGGGGGTTCTGAAACCGGCTGTGCAGGTTAACGTCGGCGCGCAGGTCAACGGACAACTGCGCAAGCTGTACGTGCGCCAGGGCGAGAAGGTACAGAAAGGACAACTGCTGGCGGAAATTGACCCCACGTTGCAGGAGTCAGATCTCAACAACACGCGCGCACAACTGGCCAGCGCCAAAGCGCAAAAGCTGTCGGCACAGGCGACGCTGTTACGTTATCGCCAGGAGTTGAACCGCCAGAGCATGATGCTGCGCGATGGTTCCGGCGTGCGCAGTGAATATGAGCAGGCCAGGGCGCAATACGATGCGCAGGTGCAGCAGATTGATGTCAGCGACGCGCAGATCGTGCAGGCGGAGATGGCGGTAAAAACGGCGCAGGCCAACCTCAGCTATACCCGCATTGTGGCGCCTATCGATGGCGAAGTGCTGGGCATTGTTACCCGTGAAGGGCAAACCATCGTCTCCTCGCAAACGGCACCGACTATTCTGGTGCTGGCGGATCTCGATACCATGCAGGTACAGACGCGCATCTCTGAAGCTGACGTGCAAAAAATCCGTCCCGGTCAGCCGCTGCGTTTCTACGTCATCGCCAACCCGGATAAACGCTACACCAGTACGATGGGCTTCGTGCAGCCTGCGCCACAGGAAGCGCTGGAAGCGCCCGGCGACGGCAGAATGGGCGGTAATCAACAGGCGATGGCGGTGTACTACACCGGCACCTTTGAAGTGCCTAACGCCGGGCGCGAGCTCAAAACGTCGATGACGGCACAGGTATTTATTCAAATCGCCGAAGCAAAAAACGTATTGCGCGTGCCGGTCGCGGCGCTCGGGCAGGCGCTGGACACTGAGCGATACACCATCACCACCGTTGAAGACGGGCAAACGCGCACCCGCACGATCCGCATCGGGATCAACGACCGACAGTACGCCGAAGTGCTGGAGGGATTGCAGGCCGGCGATCGCGTGGTGCTGGCACAGGACACGGTGCGAGGGTAG
- a CDS encoding MacB family efflux pump subunit: MEPIIVLRQVCRTFSAGSETLAVLSDISLTIHSGEMVAIVGASGSGKSTLMNIIGCLDKPTSGEVLINGTPVHDADSLHLADLRSRYLGFIFQRYHLMPYLTAEENIAIPALYTAMSEAERKARTQRLACQLGLENRLQHRPAQLSGGQQQRVSICRALINGAHIILADEPTGALDSVSGKALMDVLHQLHAAGHTVIIVTHDRDVARQAQRIIEISDGRMISDVQRAAVRQPIALPEQDNGRASLGRRLRESVRMAWRSLLGHRMRAFLSMLGIIIGIASVVSSMAVGEGARQAIMSEIGKLGSTTLEIHPGTGWGSKRPDMERALSMDDVRSLQALPWIMGVSPVVSSTTLAVRKGLDSSMMLSGVSQDFFALQGLRFVQGNGFTARDVAEGEPVLILDETGRDTLFPGGENPLDEIVQIGGAPWRVIGIATRPGPKVVGGFMTAWVPHTSLQQRLTGEKPLESVILRFQPPLEPHEAAQRAERHLLREHGRKDFFIQTDDQLANALQKTSDSMSLLITAIAAISLLVGGVGVMNIMLVSVTERTHEIGIRLSVGARPSDIMNQFLIEAVMICALGGLLGVFGSWVAGHLFALATDAFSMVFTAFPVLMACGFSALIGLTFGYFPARRAARLNPTEALARE, encoded by the coding sequence ATGGAGCCGATTATCGTCTTACGCCAGGTTTGCCGGACATTCAGCGCGGGGAGCGAAACGCTTGCGGTGCTGAGCGATATTTCACTGACCATCCACAGCGGTGAGATGGTGGCGATTGTGGGTGCCTCGGGGTCGGGGAAGTCCACGTTGATGAACATCATCGGCTGTCTGGACAAGCCTACTTCCGGCGAGGTGTTGATCAACGGTACGCCGGTACATGACGCTGACAGTCTGCACCTGGCCGATCTGCGCAGCCGCTATCTGGGGTTTATCTTCCAGCGCTATCATCTGATGCCGTATCTGACGGCGGAAGAGAACATCGCCATTCCCGCGCTGTACACCGCGATGTCGGAAGCCGAGCGGAAAGCGCGCACCCAGCGGCTTGCGTGCCAGCTTGGCCTGGAAAACCGGCTTCAGCATCGCCCCGCCCAGCTTTCGGGCGGGCAACAGCAGCGCGTGAGCATCTGTCGGGCGCTGATCAACGGTGCGCATATCATTCTGGCGGATGAACCCACCGGCGCGCTCGACAGCGTCAGCGGCAAAGCGCTGATGGACGTGCTGCACCAGCTACATGCGGCGGGGCACACGGTCATCATCGTCACCCACGATCGCGACGTCGCCCGACAGGCGCAGCGGATTATTGAGATCAGCGACGGACGGATGATTAGCGATGTTCAGCGCGCCGCTGTCCGCCAACCGATTGCCCTGCCAGAGCAGGACAACGGACGCGCCTCGCTGGGTCGCCGTCTTCGTGAGTCAGTTCGCATGGCCTGGCGTTCGCTGCTCGGACACCGGATGCGCGCGTTTCTCTCCATGCTGGGGATCATCATTGGCATTGCGTCGGTGGTGTCGTCGATGGCGGTAGGCGAAGGCGCACGACAGGCGATCATGAGCGAGATTGGCAAACTGGGAAGTACCACGCTGGAGATCCATCCCGGAACGGGGTGGGGCAGCAAGCGCCCGGATATGGAGCGCGCGCTGTCGATGGACGATGTGCGCAGTTTGCAGGCGCTGCCGTGGATCATGGGGGTCTCGCCGGTGGTCAGCAGCACAACGCTCGCGGTACGCAAGGGCCTCGACTCCTCCATGATGCTCTCTGGCGTTTCTCAGGACTTTTTTGCCCTGCAAGGACTGCGTTTTGTGCAGGGAAATGGCTTCACCGCGCGCGACGTCGCCGAAGGCGAACCGGTGTTGATCCTCGATGAAACCGGGCGCGATACGCTGTTCCCCGGTGGTGAAAATCCGCTTGATGAGATCGTCCAGATCGGCGGCGCGCCGTGGCGGGTGATCGGCATAGCAACGCGACCCGGCCCGAAAGTGGTGGGCGGATTTATGACTGCCTGGGTCCCGCATACGTCATTACAGCAGCGGCTCACCGGCGAAAAGCCGCTGGAATCGGTGATTCTGCGTTTTCAACCGCCGCTGGAACCGCATGAGGCGGCGCAACGGGCGGAGCGTCATCTGCTGCGGGAACATGGCCGGAAAGATTTCTTTATCCAGACCGACGATCAGCTGGCGAACGCGCTGCAAAAAACCTCTGACTCAATGTCGCTGTTGATCACCGCTATTGCGGCAATCTCCCTGCTGGTAGGCGGCGTCGGGGTGATGAACATCATGCTGGTGTCGGTGACCGAACGGACCCATGAAATTGGCATCCGCTTATCCGTTGGTGCCCGTCCCTCGGACATCATGAACCAGTTTCTGATTGAGGCGGTGATGATCTGCGCCCTCGGCGGCCTGCTGGGCGTGTTCGGATCGTGGGTCGCAGGGCATCTGTTCGCCCTGGCGACCGATGCGTTCTCAATGGTATTCACTGCGTTCCCGGTGCTGATGGCCTGTGGGTTTTCTGCCCTGATCGGTCTGACGTTTGGCTATTTTCCGGCGCGCAGAGCGGCTCGCCTCAATCCTACCGAGGCGCTGGCTCGCGAATGA
- a CDS encoding TolC family protein: MKRFLLLPVLLLLAGCSSLTRSDYQRPLLSLPTQWQPATDTVSEYGWQRFGDPRLARVIEQVLESNNDLAAAAITVQQARVAAGLTDTNMTPDVAVSGSVSNSKNVRRGTSSQESYSSGITIAWELDLWGKLARAREQSAWEAVASEQDYHATVLTTMGTTAQLYWRIALYNQQIRNQRDGLAISRQTVQQVQSWFNAGKVGQLDVLQSQQALLERENQWRTLIQQRQNTRNALALLLNRPAEQHADEAPALDVNQQVPIAQKTPLRVIAKRPDIQAAESRLRAALAGYDASRLQFYPALSLDASLNAGSQIFSQWFSDPIRSIGGALTLPFIQWNTQQLTVKQADLAVKQAAITFRSTAYDALAEVDEAMENRLSADEQRARLHQSLALSQRRLTLTESRYRAGAVDFQTLLDAQDDLLTLENSLAQTQYDYLYATLQLWLAQGGGETQYRMMQHEAE; the protein is encoded by the coding sequence ATGAAAAGATTCCTTTTGTTACCCGTACTGTTACTGCTGGCAGGTTGTAGCTCGCTGACCCGCAGCGACTACCAGCGTCCGCTGTTGTCATTGCCCACCCAATGGCAACCGGCTACCGACACGGTGTCGGAGTACGGCTGGCAGCGTTTTGGCGATCCCCGCCTCGCGCGGGTGATTGAACAGGTGCTGGAAAGCAATAACGATCTCGCGGCGGCGGCCATCACCGTGCAACAGGCTCGTGTGGCGGCGGGGTTAACGGACACCAATATGACCCCCGACGTGGCGGTTAGCGGTTCCGTCAGTAACAGCAAAAACGTGCGTCGGGGAACATCGTCGCAGGAAAGCTACAGCAGCGGTATCACTATTGCCTGGGAACTGGATCTGTGGGGAAAACTGGCGCGAGCCCGTGAGCAAAGCGCATGGGAGGCGGTGGCGAGCGAGCAGGATTACCACGCGACGGTACTCACCACGATGGGCACCACCGCCCAACTCTACTGGCGTATCGCATTGTATAACCAGCAGATCCGCAATCAGCGTGACGGTCTGGCGATCTCGCGCCAGACCGTGCAGCAGGTGCAATCATGGTTTAACGCCGGGAAGGTTGGTCAGCTTGATGTGTTGCAGTCGCAGCAGGCCCTGCTGGAACGAGAGAATCAGTGGCGAACGCTGATTCAGCAGCGTCAGAACACGCGGAACGCGCTGGCACTGTTGCTCAACAGACCGGCGGAGCAGCATGCCGATGAAGCGCCCGCGCTGGATGTCAATCAGCAGGTGCCGATCGCGCAAAAAACGCCGCTGCGGGTGATCGCTAAGCGGCCAGATATTCAGGCCGCTGAGTCGCGTCTGCGTGCGGCCCTTGCGGGTTACGATGCCTCGCGGCTGCAGTTTTATCCTGCGCTTTCTCTTGATGCCTCGCTGAATGCCGGTAGCCAGATTTTCAGTCAATGGTTCAGCGATCCGATCCGCTCGATCGGCGGCGCGCTGACGCTGCCGTTTATCCAGTGGAATACCCAACAGCTCACCGTGAAGCAGGCGGATCTCGCGGTAAAACAGGCGGCGATAACCTTTCGCTCGACGGCCTATGACGCGCTCGCGGAAGTGGATGAGGCGATGGAAAACCGCCTGAGCGCTGATGAACAGCGTGCCCGACTTCACCAGTCGCTGGCCCTCAGCCAGCGGCGTTTAACCCTGACGGAAAGCCGCTATCGCGCGGGCGCCGTGGATTTTCAAACGTTGTTGGACGCGCAGGACGATCTGTTGACGTTGGAGAACTCCCTCGCACAAACCCAATACGACTACCTCTACGCCACGTTGCAGCTCTGGCTGGCGCAAGGGGGTGGCGAAACGCAATACAGGATGATGCAACATGAAGCGGAATAA
- a CDS encoding beta-ketoacyl-[acyl-carrier-protein] synthase family protein, with amino-acid sequence MKRNNEFKRVVVTGYGAVTPLGATADESWQAIMDNRLGYRYVDKTALNIKTHFLGLVDNEPSLAGIPAVIRRRLPRFARLTVGAARQAMTMAFGVRPPQEYYSTLDCGVIMGTGWAGLDESYDAQSEFATTGVASPFNCFYSMPSVTTAACSQFWGLNGYQNTVIAACATGTIAIGDAYEVIRSGRAKMMLAGAGESLTSHCAVWNIDVLGALSKEASDPQRASCPFSAHRSGFVLSEGAAVLCLEEREGALARGATILGEITGYANFSDAWDFTSPAEDCLARVQTITHALQQAELEPEQLDYINAHGTSTPLNDINETQSLKMALGDAVWSIPVSSTKSYSGHLISAAGTFESIVCLQAIANGIIPATANFQQADECCDLDYVVEGHRAGNIRRTLNLSFGFGGANAALILEKHV; translated from the coding sequence ATGAAGCGGAATAATGAATTTAAGCGGGTCGTCGTTACCGGGTATGGCGCCGTGACCCCACTTGGCGCGACGGCTGATGAAAGCTGGCAGGCGATAATGGATAACCGTCTGGGGTATCGCTATGTCGATAAAACGGCGCTGAATATCAAAACCCATTTTCTTGGGCTGGTGGATAACGAACCGAGCCTGGCGGGTATTCCTGCGGTTATTCGTCGTCGGCTGCCGCGCTTTGCCCGGCTGACCGTCGGCGCGGCGCGTCAGGCGATGACGATGGCTTTTGGCGTCAGGCCGCCGCAGGAGTACTACAGCACGCTCGACTGCGGCGTGATCATGGGGACCGGCTGGGCGGGGCTGGATGAAAGTTACGATGCGCAAAGTGAGTTTGCGACGACGGGCGTCGCCTCGCCGTTTAACTGCTTCTATTCGATGCCCAGCGTCACCACCGCGGCCTGCAGCCAGTTCTGGGGACTCAATGGCTATCAGAACACGGTGATCGCCGCCTGTGCGACGGGGACGATCGCCATTGGCGATGCTTACGAGGTGATCCGTAGCGGCAGGGCGAAGATGATGCTGGCCGGTGCCGGAGAGTCTCTCACCAGCCACTGCGCGGTGTGGAACATTGACGTGCTGGGCGCACTGAGTAAGGAAGCGTCGGATCCGCAGCGCGCCAGCTGTCCGTTTAGTGCGCATCGAAGCGGCTTCGTGTTGTCGGAAGGCGCGGCGGTGTTGTGCCTGGAAGAGCGCGAAGGGGCGCTGGCACGCGGGGCGACGATCCTCGGCGAGATTACGGGCTACGCCAATTTCTCTGACGCCTGGGATTTCACTTCGCCGGCGGAAGACTGTCTTGCCCGCGTGCAAACCATTACCCATGCGCTGCAACAGGCGGAGCTGGAGCCAGAGCAACTCGACTACATCAACGCCCACGGCACCTCGACGCCGCTGAACGATATCAATGAAACGCAGTCGCTGAAAATGGCGTTGGGGGACGCCGTGTGGTCCATTCCGGTCTCCAGTACGAAATCATACTCCGGACACTTAATATCCGCGGCGGGCACGTTCGAGAGCATCGTCTGCCTGCAGGCTATCGCCAACGGCATCATCCCCGCGACGGCCAATTTCCAGCAGGCGGATGAATGTTGCGATCTGGACTATGTCGTCGAAGGCCATCGTGCAGGCAATATCCGCCGCACGCTGAACCTGAGCTTCGGTTTTGGTGGCGCGAATGCGGCGTTGATTCTGGAGAAGCACGTATGA
- a CDS encoding MaoC/PaaZ C-terminal domain-containing protein has protein sequence MMPLHYGQQDARRWAAFSGDYNPVHFDEAWVKARGGSGLSVHGMRALLDVKRFISPPVDDAPFLKCTVRLRRPLWRDTAYRLTRDANKRVAASVREFSAEEACLSCQLTPEKHLPLADGESQRVLESTALAALHQSFKSLLPDAQQWHFLDALLFRHLLQDTALLRQQAIAAMLPTCQTLDELFSQFPVVQTHQEVVFDSHLLAPWQAESLPENLEIETLPALVVGDLASGAVVVRIAARTCYQHHYISNAVTLKVGALTKGKSNEPA, from the coding sequence ATGATGCCCCTTCACTATGGCCAACAGGATGCCCGACGCTGGGCCGCGTTTTCGGGCGATTACAATCCGGTACATTTTGACGAGGCGTGGGTGAAAGCGCGGGGCGGAAGTGGGCTCAGCGTGCATGGTATGCGCGCCTTGCTGGACGTAAAGCGGTTTATCAGCCCACCGGTTGACGACGCCCCGTTTCTGAAATGTACCGTGCGTCTGCGCCGACCGTTGTGGCGGGATACCGCCTATCGCCTGACGCGCGATGCGAATAAGCGTGTTGCGGCATCGGTGCGTGAGTTTTCTGCCGAAGAGGCCTGCCTTTCCTGCCAGCTTACCCCGGAAAAGCACCTGCCGTTAGCCGATGGCGAAAGCCAGCGGGTGCTGGAGTCAACGGCGTTGGCCGCGCTGCATCAGTCGTTCAAATCGCTGCTTCCCGACGCTCAACAGTGGCATTTCCTCGATGCCCTGCTGTTTCGTCATCTTCTTCAGGATACCGCGCTGTTACGCCAGCAGGCCATTGCCGCCATGCTGCCGACGTGTCAGACGCTGGATGAATTGTTTTCTCAGTTTCCCGTTGTACAGACCCATCAGGAAGTCGTTTTCGACAGCCATCTGCTGGCCCCCTGGCAAGCCGAGTCGCTGCCGGAAAACCTTGAGATTGAAACGTTGCCCGCCCTGGTGGTTGGCGATCTTGCGAGCGGCGCGGTGGTGGTGAGAATCGCCGCGCGAACCTGTTATCAACATCACTACATTAGCAATGCCGTGACGCTTAAAGTCGGCGCGCTGACAAAAGGAAAATCGAATGAGCCAGCATGA
- a CDS encoding acyl carrier protein yields the protein MSQHEMIYNKISEMICDAKDLAPEALTPETTLPELELDSLDYVELMVLAKREFNVTINPEMFMKNPTMTLRELSQRIAQEMAG from the coding sequence ATGAGCCAGCATGAAATGATCTACAACAAAATTAGTGAAATGATCTGCGACGCAAAAGACCTCGCGCCGGAGGCGCTGACGCCGGAAACGACGCTGCCTGAGCTGGAACTGGACAGTCTCGACTACGTTGAGCTGATGGTGCTGGCGAAGCGTGAATTTAACGTCACGATCAACCCCGAAATGTTTATGAAAAATCCAACTATGACGCTTCGCGAACTCAGCCAGCGCATTGCGCAGGAAATGGCAGGTTGA
- a CDS encoding SDR family NAD(P)-dependent oxidoreductase — protein MAKKWMLITGGSRGIGQALVSHLLPEWNIVFTGRNEVGIARTLDIAQSQSTSTWVKGFCCDGSDEASVEQLATSLVEAYGAPAAIIHNAGMTNDALHIHQNARDWQEVLGNNLVAVVNWNRILLPAMMTQGSGSIVFMSSVTAVKGNSGQTAYAASKAAMIGLTHSLAREVGRFGIRVNCLAPGLIEGEMVQAIPEARLKAMRQNIPLRRLGRTQDVAHAVAFLAGEGSRYLTGQTLVLDGGLSA, from the coding sequence ATGGCAAAGAAATGGATGCTCATCACCGGCGGCAGTCGGGGAATTGGTCAGGCACTGGTGAGTCACCTGTTGCCCGAGTGGAACATTGTCTTTACCGGTCGCAACGAGGTCGGTATCGCCCGCACGCTGGACATCGCGCAAAGCCAGAGTACATCGACCTGGGTAAAAGGATTTTGCTGTGATGGCAGCGATGAAGCCAGCGTTGAGCAGTTAGCCACGTCGCTGGTAGAAGCGTATGGCGCACCCGCCGCCATTATTCATAACGCCGGCATGACTAATGATGCGCTGCACATCCACCAGAACGCGCGCGACTGGCAGGAGGTACTGGGAAACAATCTGGTCGCGGTGGTGAACTGGAATCGTATCCTGCTGCCCGCCATGATGACCCAGGGCTCGGGGTCGATTGTGTTTATGTCGTCCGTGACGGCTGTTAAAGGCAATAGCGGACAGACGGCCTATGCGGCCAGCAAGGCGGCGATGATTGGTTTGACGCATTCTCTGGCGCGAGAAGTGGGGCGTTTTGGCATTCGGGTAAACTGTCTGGCACCGGGATTGATTGAAGGCGAAATGGTTCAGGCTATACCGGAAGCCCGATTGAAAGCGATGCGGCAGAATATTCCTCTGCGCCGTCTCGGGCGCACGCAGGATGTCGCCCACGCGGTCGCATTTCTGGCCGGGGAAGGGAGTCGCTATCTCACGGGGCAAACGCTGGTGCTGGACGGCGGTTTGTCTGCCTGA
- a CDS encoding HD domain-containing protein — protein MINPRLNLHHVRTAFIAWHLARESRFTPAQCRKTLLAALLHDIGGLNEESRLQPLSYYDNELNNHAAVGAELLASVPLLNPLSPIVRYHHTHWDNGKGDRVNGEKVPKESHVVYLADRLDVLIAHYRSSDIISVKDEIINIIVDGEHILYNPEFINAFRKIAKCEHFWLKIKSTEFDDYIQDIPRIHNDSISLHNFRDIATMLAFIIDGFSQNGVQHSLVVGRISGFLARELGLTPIQCLKIEIGGLLHNLTSLALCAAPAHTGEVNAVWDELYPIEAIRDIACWCQIQKQIQKTMMVKAVHPPEVRILKASIWLASLLQGVTLSSEFKARVGETAEIAPELADIVRQNSGALLQIFQESVKERLALVQRINQLSLS, from the coding sequence ATGATTAACCCCAGGCTTAACCTGCATCATGTCAGAACGGCATTTATCGCCTGGCACCTGGCCCGGGAATCCCGGTTCACGCCTGCACAATGCAGGAAAACCCTGCTGGCCGCTCTGCTTCACGATATTGGAGGGTTGAACGAAGAGTCGCGCCTTCAACCCCTCAGCTATTACGACAATGAACTCAATAATCACGCCGCTGTCGGCGCAGAATTACTGGCTAGCGTTCCTTTACTGAACCCATTAAGTCCCATTGTTCGCTATCACCACACCCACTGGGATAATGGGAAAGGTGACCGCGTTAACGGTGAAAAAGTGCCCAAAGAGAGCCATGTCGTTTATCTGGCGGATCGCCTGGATGTTTTAATCGCCCATTATCGCTCCAGCGATATAATATCGGTAAAAGATGAGATTATTAATATAATTGTCGACGGCGAACATATCCTGTATAACCCCGAGTTTATCAACGCATTCAGAAAAATAGCAAAATGCGAACACTTCTGGCTAAAAATTAAATCCACAGAATTCGATGATTACATCCAGGACATCCCCCGCATCCATAACGACTCCATCTCTTTGCATAACTTTCGCGATATCGCCACCATGCTGGCGTTTATTATTGATGGATTCAGCCAGAACGGCGTCCAGCACTCCCTGGTCGTCGGCCGTATATCCGGATTTCTGGCCAGAGAATTGGGGCTCACCCCGATCCAGTGCCTGAAAATCGAAATTGGCGGCTTACTGCATAACCTGACGTCGCTGGCGCTGTGCGCTGCGCCAGCACATACCGGGGAAGTAAATGCCGTCTGGGATGAGCTCTATCCTATTGAAGCGATTCGGGATATTGCCTGCTGGTGCCAGATTCAAAAGCAGATTCAAAAAACGATGATGGTAAAAGCCGTGCATCCTCCGGAAGTGAGGATTCTGAAAGCCAGCATCTGGCTGGCATCACTGTTGCAGGGCGTCACGCTGTCATCAGAATTTAAAGCTCGCGTTGGGGAAACAGCGGAAATCGCCCCCGAACTGGCGGACATTGTGCGGCAAAATAGTGGCGCGTTATTGCAGATCTTTCAGGAGTCCGTCAAAGAACGGCTCGCCCTGGTCCAGAGAATAAACCAACTCAGCCTGTCCTGA
- a CDS encoding FidL-like protein: MPKQTILRLICVGLLLSGAIYCLTRPPVFSCESQFSVIQSINSDNIRAEGLIFVHMTDEQLFVNIDGLLTHNEKKYLISRTLKMKYETYNADAHLYKIMSVKTIHDNTDNVDDEIANSLLFGKGPNDKIIFLKKINKNVILFGNHAFPQYGCKRN, translated from the coding sequence ATGCCTAAGCAAACCATTTTGCGTTTGATCTGTGTTGGTCTCTTATTGTCCGGTGCAATTTACTGTTTAACCCGCCCTCCGGTTTTCTCTTGCGAGTCGCAGTTTTCTGTCATCCAGAGTATCAATAGCGACAACATTCGGGCCGAGGGATTAATTTTTGTCCACATGACAGACGAACAACTTTTTGTCAATATTGATGGTCTTCTCACACATAATGAAAAAAAGTACTTAATCTCGCGGACGCTTAAAATGAAATATGAAACATACAATGCTGATGCGCATCTTTATAAGATAATGAGTGTCAAAACGATACATGATAACACTGACAATGTTGATGATGAGATTGCTAATAGTTTGTTGTTTGGCAAAGGTCCGAACGATAAAATAATTTTCCTAAAAAAAATCAATAAGAATGTCATACTATTTGGTAACCACGCATTCCCGCAATATGGTTGCAAACGAAATTAA
- a CDS encoding winged helix-turn-helix domain-containing protein has translation MRFDIEGFITFDTEDASLVNLLTGDCVELSQTSTRLLAELLNHRGDILSRNEIFQAVFDKYGARASNSNLNQYISTLRRNLCDLGVEKEIIVTVPRIGFKIAEDAIINNDREYRTPFLEEKEPELPPAEPQKPCINRFTRIIALATAFLLLIINPESFRADTDIQKMVKGQCVIFIPSSLSLQEVTRSFDFVPQPFDCSQKNELYVYKQQVKGALGDTVQVLLMKCDKNSCMSFYYREKNNA, from the coding sequence ATGAGGTTCGACATTGAGGGATTTATCACTTTTGATACGGAGGATGCGTCTCTCGTTAACCTGTTGACCGGGGATTGTGTTGAATTATCCCAAACCTCAACGCGCCTGTTAGCTGAATTGCTCAACCATCGCGGCGATATCCTTTCCAGAAATGAAATCTTTCAGGCCGTTTTTGATAAATATGGTGCCAGAGCGTCAAATAGTAATCTAAATCAATATATCTCAACATTGCGCAGAAACCTGTGCGATCTGGGCGTAGAAAAAGAAATCATTGTCACGGTTCCCCGTATTGGTTTCAAAATAGCGGAAGATGCCATTATCAATAACGATCGTGAGTATCGAACGCCATTCCTCGAAGAAAAGGAGCCGGAGCTCCCCCCCGCTGAACCGCAGAAACCTTGTATTAATCGGTTTACTCGCATTATTGCTCTGGCGACAGCCTTTCTCCTTCTCATAATAAATCCCGAGTCATTCAGGGCCGACACCGATATACAAAAAATGGTTAAGGGACAGTGCGTCATTTTTATCCCCTCCTCGCTTTCGCTTCAGGAGGTGACAAGAAGTTTTGATTTTGTCCCGCAACCGTTCGATTGCTCACAGAAAAATGAGTTATACGTTTACAAGCAGCAGGTAAAAGGTGCCCTGGGTGATACTGTGCAAGTGCTCCTGATGAAATGTGATAAAAACAGTTGCATGAGCTTTTATTACAGAGAAAAAAATAATGCCTAA
- a CDS encoding FaeA/PapI family transcriptional regulator: protein MKLSLCSYNPGTVHPGYNVPHDNLQMLAAEMGISDLAMIRGPEQVFILNLLKDHSTQGLSTRELADLCGVSIYKVRHLLLPLEKYGQVIRDKMQKHHQWFLSKDPADIDWHSNKGYFYLQQ, encoded by the coding sequence ATGAAACTCTCGCTGTGTTCATATAACCCGGGTACAGTACATCCAGGCTACAACGTACCCCATGACAATCTGCAGATGTTAGCGGCGGAAATGGGAATAAGTGACCTGGCGATGATCAGGGGTCCGGAACAAGTTTTTATTCTCAATCTTTTAAAAGATCACAGTACTCAAGGTCTCTCGACCAGAGAGCTTGCCGATCTGTGTGGCGTTTCAATTTATAAAGTTAGACACTTACTTCTTCCGCTGGAGAAATATGGTCAGGTTATAAGAGATAAAATGCAAAAACACCATCAGTGGTTTTTGTCAAAGGACCCTGCAGATATTGATTGGCATTCTAACAAGGGGTATTTTTATTTGCAACAATGA